A genomic region of Pogoniulus pusillus isolate bPogPus1 chromosome 35, bPogPus1.pri, whole genome shotgun sequence contains the following coding sequences:
- the MIGA2 gene encoding mitoguardin 2 isoform X3: protein MAFRRAEGMSIIQALAMTVAEIPVFVYTTFGQSVFSQLRLSPGLRKVLFATALGTVALALAAHQMKRRRRRRKQITAEKGGFKPGGIAVPILPTRRVSSVKKGYSSRRVQSPGSKSNDTLSGISSIEPSKHSSSSHSLASMVAVNSSSPTPAAGMWEAQAGDAAAVGDSSAESLYVQGMELFEEALQKWEQALTIRQRDSASSSTPVPWDSKRQQESLSENISEEESQRREFAEKLESLLHRAYHLQEEFGSSLPADSLLLDLEKTLMLPLADGSLRLRSDEEDSSASEDSFFSAAELFDSLHWDQIPFHLSKPVAAYEEALQLVKEGKVACRTLRTELLGCYSDQDFLAKLHCVRQAFQELLEDESNQLFFGEVGKQMVIGLMTKADKNPKAFLESYEEMLQYALKQETWPTTQQELEGRGVVCMSFFDIVLDFILMDAFEDLENPPSSVLAVLRNRWLSDSFKETALATACWSVLKAKRRLLMVPDGFISHFYSVSEHVSPVLAFGFLGPKQQLSEVCSFFKEGVGEGSNEAHNFQRLSRYRDQL from the exons ATGGCATTTaggagggcagaggggatgtcCATCATCCAGGCCCTGGCAATGACGGTGGCAGAGATCCCTGTCTTTGTCTACACCACCTTCGGGCAG TCTGTCTTCTCTCAGCTGCGGCTGTCCCCGGGGCTGCGCAAGGTGCTCTTTGCCACGGCGCTGGGCACGGTGGCCCTGGCCCTGGCGGCTCACCAGAtgaagcggcggcggcggcggaggaagCAGATCACTGCTGAGAAGGGAGGCTTCAAGCCCGGGGGCATCGCTGTGCCCATCCTGCCCACCAGAAGGGTCTCCTCCGTGAAGAAAG GATACTCCAGCAGgagagtgcagagccctggcagcaaGAGCAACGATACCCTCAGTGGCATTTCCTCCATCGAGCCCAGCAAACATTCCAGCTCCTCCCACAGCCTGGCCTCG ATGGTAGCAGTcaactcctccagcccaacaccagcagcagggatgtggGAGGcgcaggcaggagatgctgcagccgtGGGGGACTCCAGTGCTGAGAGCCtctatgtgcaag GCATGGAGCTGTTTGAGGAGGCCCTGCAGAAGTGGGAGCAAGCTCTGACCATCAGGCAGAGGGACAGTGCCAGTAGCAGCACCCCTGTGCCCTGGGACagcaagaggcagcaggagagcctGTCTGAGAACATCTCAGAG gaggagtcCCAGCGGAGGGAGTTTGCCGAGAAGCTGGAGTCGCTGCTGCACAGGGCCTACCACCTGCAGGAGGAGTTCGGCTCCTCGCTGCCTGCcgacagcctgctgctggaccTGG aGAAGACTCTGATGCTGCCGCTGGCGGACGGCTCCCTGCGGCTGCGCTCCGACGAGGAGGACAGCTCAGCCTCCGAGGACtccttcttctctgcagcagag CTCTTTGACTCTCTTCACTGGGATCAGATCCCCTTCCACCTCTCCAAGCCAGTAGCTGCCTATGaagaagctctgcagctggtgaAGGAGGGGAAGGTTGCCTGCCGGACACTGAG GACAGAGCTCCTTGGCTGCTACAGTGACCAGGACTTCCTGGCCAAGCTGCACTGTGTCAGGCAGGCCTTCCAG gagctgctggaggatgaAAGCAATCAACTGTTCTTTGGGGAGGTTGGGAAGCAAATGGTGATAGGACTGATGACAAAGGCTGACAAG aACCCCAAAGCCTTcctggagagctatgaggagatgctgcagtATGCCCTGAAGCAGGAGACTTGGCCAAccacccagcaggagctggagggaagAGGG GTGGTGTGCATGAGTTTCTTCGACATTGTGCTGGACTTTATCCTGATGGACGCGTTCGAGGACCTGGAGAACCCTCCCTCGTCCGTGCTGGCCGTGCTGCGCAACCGCTGGCTGTCCGACAGCTTCAAGGAGACG GCTCTGGCCACTGCCTGCTGGTCAGTTCTGAAAGCAAAAAGGAGGCTTCTGATG GTCCCAGATGGGTTTATCTCTCACTTCTACTCCGTATCGGAGCATGTCAGCCCTGTCCTAGCCTTTGGTTTCCTGGGgcccaagcagcagctctctgaagtCTGCAGTTTCTTCAAG GAAGGAGTGGGTGAAGGCAGCAATGAAGCCCACAATTTTCAGCGCTTGTCACGGTACAGAGATCAGCTGTGA
- the MIGA2 gene encoding mitoguardin 2 isoform X2, whose translation MAFRRAEGMSIIQALAMTVAEIPVFVYTTFGQLRLSPGLRKVLFATALGTVALALAAHQMKRRRRRRKQITAEKGGFKPGGIAVPILPTRRVSSVKKGYSSRRVQSPGSKSNDTLSGISSIEPSKHSSSSHSLASMVAVNSSSPTPAAGMWEAQAGDAAAVGDSSAESLYVQGMELFEEALQKWEQALTIRQRDSASSSTPVPWDSKRQQESLSENISEEESQRREFAEKLESLLHRAYHLQEEFGSSLPADSLLLDLEKTLMLPLADGSLRLRSDEEDSSASEDSFFSAAELFDSLHWDQIPFHLSKPVAAYEEALQLVKEGKVACRTLRTELLGCYSDQDFLAKLHCVRQAFQELLEDESNQLFFGEVGKQMVIGLMTKADKNPKAFLESYEEMLQYALKQETWPTTQQELEGRGVVCMSFFDIVLDFILMDAFEDLENPPSSVLAVLRNRWLSDSFKETALATACWSVLKAKRRLLMVPDGFISHFYSVSEHVSPVLAFGFLGPKQQLSEVCSFFKQQIVQYLKDMFDLDNVRYTSVQSLAEDILQLSRRRSEILLGYLGTQAVPEANGLLPAEPEPLRELI comes from the exons ATGGCATTTaggagggcagaggggatgtcCATCATCCAGGCCCTGGCAATGACGGTGGCAGAGATCCCTGTCTTTGTCTACACCACCTTCGGGCAG CTGCGGCTGTCCCCGGGGCTGCGCAAGGTGCTCTTTGCCACGGCGCTGGGCACGGTGGCCCTGGCCCTGGCGGCTCACCAGAtgaagcggcggcggcggcggaggaagCAGATCACTGCTGAGAAGGGAGGCTTCAAGCCCGGGGGCATCGCTGTGCCCATCCTGCCCACCAGAAGGGTCTCCTCCGTGAAGAAAG GATACTCCAGCAGgagagtgcagagccctggcagcaaGAGCAACGATACCCTCAGTGGCATTTCCTCCATCGAGCCCAGCAAACATTCCAGCTCCTCCCACAGCCTGGCCTCG ATGGTAGCAGTcaactcctccagcccaacaccagcagcagggatgtggGAGGcgcaggcaggagatgctgcagccgtGGGGGACTCCAGTGCTGAGAGCCtctatgtgcaag GCATGGAGCTGTTTGAGGAGGCCCTGCAGAAGTGGGAGCAAGCTCTGACCATCAGGCAGAGGGACAGTGCCAGTAGCAGCACCCCTGTGCCCTGGGACagcaagaggcagcaggagagcctGTCTGAGAACATCTCAGAG gaggagtcCCAGCGGAGGGAGTTTGCCGAGAAGCTGGAGTCGCTGCTGCACAGGGCCTACCACCTGCAGGAGGAGTTCGGCTCCTCGCTGCCTGCcgacagcctgctgctggaccTGG aGAAGACTCTGATGCTGCCGCTGGCGGACGGCTCCCTGCGGCTGCGCTCCGACGAGGAGGACAGCTCAGCCTCCGAGGACtccttcttctctgcagcagag CTCTTTGACTCTCTTCACTGGGATCAGATCCCCTTCCACCTCTCCAAGCCAGTAGCTGCCTATGaagaagctctgcagctggtgaAGGAGGGGAAGGTTGCCTGCCGGACACTGAG GACAGAGCTCCTTGGCTGCTACAGTGACCAGGACTTCCTGGCCAAGCTGCACTGTGTCAGGCAGGCCTTCCAG gagctgctggaggatgaAAGCAATCAACTGTTCTTTGGGGAGGTTGGGAAGCAAATGGTGATAGGACTGATGACAAAGGCTGACAAG aACCCCAAAGCCTTcctggagagctatgaggagatgctgcagtATGCCCTGAAGCAGGAGACTTGGCCAAccacccagcaggagctggagggaagAGGG GTGGTGTGCATGAGTTTCTTCGACATTGTGCTGGACTTTATCCTGATGGACGCGTTCGAGGACCTGGAGAACCCTCCCTCGTCCGTGCTGGCCGTGCTGCGCAACCGCTGGCTGTCCGACAGCTTCAAGGAGACG GCTCTGGCCACTGCCTGCTGGTCAGTTCTGAAAGCAAAAAGGAGGCTTCTGATG GTCCCAGATGGGTTTATCTCTCACTTCTACTCCGTATCGGAGCATGTCAGCCCTGTCCTAGCCTTTGGTTTCCTGGGgcccaagcagcagctctctgaagtCTGCAGTTTCTTCAAG cagcagatcgtgcagtacctgaaggataTGTTTGACCTGGACAATGTCAGGTACACGTCGGTGCAGTCGCTGGCTGAGGACATCCTGCAGCTGTCTCGGCGCCGCAGTGAGATCCTGCtgggctacctgggcacacaggcGGTCCCCGAGGCCAACGGGCTGCTGCCCGCCGAGCCCGAGCCCCTGCGGGAGCTCATCTGA
- the MIGA2 gene encoding mitoguardin 2 isoform X1 yields the protein MAFRRAEGMSIIQALAMTVAEIPVFVYTTFGQSVFSQLRLSPGLRKVLFATALGTVALALAAHQMKRRRRRRKQITAEKGGFKPGGIAVPILPTRRVSSVKKGYSSRRVQSPGSKSNDTLSGISSIEPSKHSSSSHSLASMVAVNSSSPTPAAGMWEAQAGDAAAVGDSSAESLYVQGMELFEEALQKWEQALTIRQRDSASSSTPVPWDSKRQQESLSENISEEESQRREFAEKLESLLHRAYHLQEEFGSSLPADSLLLDLEKTLMLPLADGSLRLRSDEEDSSASEDSFFSAAELFDSLHWDQIPFHLSKPVAAYEEALQLVKEGKVACRTLRTELLGCYSDQDFLAKLHCVRQAFQELLEDESNQLFFGEVGKQMVIGLMTKADKNPKAFLESYEEMLQYALKQETWPTTQQELEGRGVVCMSFFDIVLDFILMDAFEDLENPPSSVLAVLRNRWLSDSFKETALATACWSVLKAKRRLLMVPDGFISHFYSVSEHVSPVLAFGFLGPKQQLSEVCSFFKQQIVQYLKDMFDLDNVRYTSVQSLAEDILQLSRRRSEILLGYLGTQAVPEANGLLPAEPEPLRELI from the exons ATGGCATTTaggagggcagaggggatgtcCATCATCCAGGCCCTGGCAATGACGGTGGCAGAGATCCCTGTCTTTGTCTACACCACCTTCGGGCAG TCTGTCTTCTCTCAGCTGCGGCTGTCCCCGGGGCTGCGCAAGGTGCTCTTTGCCACGGCGCTGGGCACGGTGGCCCTGGCCCTGGCGGCTCACCAGAtgaagcggcggcggcggcggaggaagCAGATCACTGCTGAGAAGGGAGGCTTCAAGCCCGGGGGCATCGCTGTGCCCATCCTGCCCACCAGAAGGGTCTCCTCCGTGAAGAAAG GATACTCCAGCAGgagagtgcagagccctggcagcaaGAGCAACGATACCCTCAGTGGCATTTCCTCCATCGAGCCCAGCAAACATTCCAGCTCCTCCCACAGCCTGGCCTCG ATGGTAGCAGTcaactcctccagcccaacaccagcagcagggatgtggGAGGcgcaggcaggagatgctgcagccgtGGGGGACTCCAGTGCTGAGAGCCtctatgtgcaag GCATGGAGCTGTTTGAGGAGGCCCTGCAGAAGTGGGAGCAAGCTCTGACCATCAGGCAGAGGGACAGTGCCAGTAGCAGCACCCCTGTGCCCTGGGACagcaagaggcagcaggagagcctGTCTGAGAACATCTCAGAG gaggagtcCCAGCGGAGGGAGTTTGCCGAGAAGCTGGAGTCGCTGCTGCACAGGGCCTACCACCTGCAGGAGGAGTTCGGCTCCTCGCTGCCTGCcgacagcctgctgctggaccTGG aGAAGACTCTGATGCTGCCGCTGGCGGACGGCTCCCTGCGGCTGCGCTCCGACGAGGAGGACAGCTCAGCCTCCGAGGACtccttcttctctgcagcagag CTCTTTGACTCTCTTCACTGGGATCAGATCCCCTTCCACCTCTCCAAGCCAGTAGCTGCCTATGaagaagctctgcagctggtgaAGGAGGGGAAGGTTGCCTGCCGGACACTGAG GACAGAGCTCCTTGGCTGCTACAGTGACCAGGACTTCCTGGCCAAGCTGCACTGTGTCAGGCAGGCCTTCCAG gagctgctggaggatgaAAGCAATCAACTGTTCTTTGGGGAGGTTGGGAAGCAAATGGTGATAGGACTGATGACAAAGGCTGACAAG aACCCCAAAGCCTTcctggagagctatgaggagatgctgcagtATGCCCTGAAGCAGGAGACTTGGCCAAccacccagcaggagctggagggaagAGGG GTGGTGTGCATGAGTTTCTTCGACATTGTGCTGGACTTTATCCTGATGGACGCGTTCGAGGACCTGGAGAACCCTCCCTCGTCCGTGCTGGCCGTGCTGCGCAACCGCTGGCTGTCCGACAGCTTCAAGGAGACG GCTCTGGCCACTGCCTGCTGGTCAGTTCTGAAAGCAAAAAGGAGGCTTCTGATG GTCCCAGATGGGTTTATCTCTCACTTCTACTCCGTATCGGAGCATGTCAGCCCTGTCCTAGCCTTTGGTTTCCTGGGgcccaagcagcagctctctgaagtCTGCAGTTTCTTCAAG cagcagatcgtgcagtacctgaaggataTGTTTGACCTGGACAATGTCAGGTACACGTCGGTGCAGTCGCTGGCTGAGGACATCCTGCAGCTGTCTCGGCGCCGCAGTGAGATCCTGCtgggctacctgggcacacaggcGGTCCCCGAGGCCAACGGGCTGCTGCCCGCCGAGCCCGAGCCCCTGCGGGAGCTCATCTGA